The Cellulophaga sp. L1A9 genome window below encodes:
- a CDS encoding phosphoribosyltransferase family protein, giving the protein MQHQILSHKEIQYKINRIAYQIYEANVDEKEIIIAGIEGGGLNFAKKIAKVLRAITSSEINICKVSMDKKNPLQSGVSTSIKEEDYANKSIVLVDDVLNSGTTLIYGVHHFLRVPLKQLKTAVLVNRNHKKYPVKADYKGISLSTSLHEQIQVEFKTNSDKVYLL; this is encoded by the coding sequence ATGCAACATCAAATTTTATCACACAAAGAAATACAATACAAAATTAATAGAATTGCATACCAGATCTATGAAGCTAATGTTGATGAAAAAGAAATCATCATTGCAGGAATAGAAGGTGGCGGTTTAAATTTCGCTAAAAAGATTGCAAAAGTACTAAGAGCTATTACTTCTTCTGAAATAAACATTTGCAAGGTTAGTATGGATAAAAAAAATCCTTTACAATCCGGTGTCTCTACTTCTATAAAAGAAGAAGATTATGCCAACAAATCTATTGTTTTGGTTGACGATGTATTAAACTCAGGCACTACACTTATTTATGGTGTTCATCATTTTTTACGTGTTCCTCTAAAACAGTTAAAAACAGCAGTACTCGTCAATAGAAACCATAAAAAATACCCTGTCAAGGCAGATTATAAAGGAATATCGCTATCAACTTCTTTACACGAGCAAATACAAGTAGAATTTAAAACCAATAGCGACAAGGTGTACTTACTTTAA
- a CDS encoding RNA-binding S4 domain-containing protein, translating into MRIDKYLWCIRYFKTRNIGTESCKKGHVKLNGATAKPSKDVLPMDKIIVRKNQINYELTVLDIPPNRVAAKLVDIYRKDTTPASAFENNELLKFSKDYYRKKGTGRPTKKDRRDIEDYIDDSSETKNSEE; encoded by the coding sequence ATGCGTATAGATAAATACCTATGGTGTATTAGATATTTTAAAACAAGAAATATTGGAACAGAGTCCTGTAAAAAAGGACATGTAAAGCTCAATGGCGCTACCGCGAAACCATCAAAGGATGTTTTACCGATGGATAAAATTATTGTGCGTAAAAATCAGATCAACTATGAATTGACGGTTCTAGATATTCCTCCAAACAGAGTTGCCGCTAAACTGGTTGATATTTACAGGAAAGACACCACACCTGCTTCTGCATTTGAAAATAATGAACTGCTAAAGTTCTCTAAAGATTATTATAGAAAGAAAGGAACCGGCAGACCTACTAAAAAAGACAGAAGAGACATTGAAGATTATATTGATGATTCTTCTGAAACTAAAAATAGTGAAGAATAA
- a CDS encoding FKBP-type peptidyl-prolyl cis-trans isomerase — protein MNIKSIFYFLAITLLFISCNKDDDDIVVVPPTDLSEIIVDDEAALQAYFSSHFYNYEDFESPAEDFDYQIVFDTISGDNSDKISLLNSDGFGFKTIKVKSENVGITDGDEEIDHKLYYLVAREGIGAATTFADSTYVRYQGELLDGTIFDSSAAPIWFSLPSLVTGFAQGITEFKGGGPGSINEDGTVNIEDYGIGVIFMPSALAYYSATQTNIPAYSPILFKIDLFAVNQADHDNDGIPSYLEDVDGDGRLNNDNTDEEDEADVFTFIPNYLDADDDGDNTPTSEEIDIVNGEVVFRDTDNDGIPDHLDPDTK, from the coding sequence ATGAATATCAAAAGCATATTTTATTTTTTAGCAATTACTTTACTTTTCATTTCTTGTAATAAAGATGATGACGATATTGTAGTTGTTCCTCCAACAGATCTTAGCGAGATAATAGTAGATGACGAAGCAGCGCTTCAAGCGTATTTTTCAAGTCATTTTTACAACTACGAAGATTTTGAAAGCCCAGCGGAAGATTTTGATTATCAAATTGTGTTTGATACCATTTCAGGAGATAATAGTGATAAGATTTCATTATTAAATAGTGACGGTTTTGGCTTTAAAACAATTAAAGTTAAATCTGAAAATGTTGGTATTACAGATGGCGATGAAGAAATAGATCACAAATTATATTACTTAGTAGCTAGAGAAGGTATAGGTGCTGCAACAACTTTTGCCGACTCAACCTATGTGAGGTACCAAGGCGAATTGTTGGACGGAACTATTTTTGATTCTTCAGCAGCTCCAATTTGGTTTAGTTTGCCTTCATTGGTAACAGGCTTTGCGCAAGGTATTACGGAATTTAAAGGTGGTGGGCCAGGTAGTATAAATGAAGATGGTACTGTAAATATTGAGGATTATGGTATTGGTGTTATTTTTATGCCTTCTGCTCTTGCATACTATTCAGCGACGCAAACAAATATTCCGGCATATTCTCCTATACTTTTTAAAATAGATTTATTTGCAGTCAATCAAGCAGATCATGATAATGACGGTATTCCTTCTTATTTAGAGGATGTAGACGGAGATGGTAGATTGAATAATGATAATACAGATGAAGAAGATGAAGCAGATGTATTTACATTTATCCCTAATTATTTAGATGCAGATGATGATGGTGATAATACGCCAACTAGTGAAGAGATAGATATTGTAAATGGGGAAGTAGTTTTTAGAGATACTGATAATGACGGTATTCCAGATCACTTAGATCCAGATACAAAATAA
- a CDS encoding outer membrane beta-barrel protein, with amino-acid sequence MRKTILTAVLALIGGIAMAQTEPGFGIKAGLNYGANGDYFDSAEDAYKSPDGNVGYHVGIFGKFGEQIYFRPELVYTKTKSDYENNSLDMSKLDAPLLIGFNVIGPLTVFAGPSLQYILDTDYDGITFGDVKNDFTVGLNIGAGVNLGKLGIDLRYERGFSENEITAINNNNLLSVDRIDTRPDQLILSLSLKI; translated from the coding sequence ATGAGAAAAACAATTTTAACAGCAGTATTGGCCTTAATAGGCGGTATTGCAATGGCACAAACAGAGCCTGGTTTTGGAATTAAAGCAGGGCTAAACTATGGCGCCAATGGCGATTATTTTGATTCTGCAGAAGATGCATACAAGAGTCCAGATGGCAATGTTGGATACCATGTGGGTATTTTTGGGAAATTTGGAGAGCAAATTTACTTTAGACCAGAATTAGTCTATACCAAAACAAAATCTGATTATGAGAATAATAGTTTGGACATGTCTAAATTAGATGCTCCACTATTAATCGGTTTTAATGTTATTGGCCCCTTGACCGTATTTGCAGGTCCATCATTACAGTACATACTAGATACAGATTATGATGGCATTACCTTTGGTGATGTTAAGAATGATTTCACTGTAGGTCTTAATATAGGAGCTGGGGTTAATCTTGGTAAGTTGGGTATTGATTTACGTTACGAACGCGGTTTTTCTGAAAATGAAATAACTGCTATTAACAATAATAACCTATTAAGTGTAGATAGAATAGATACTAGACCAGATCAATTAATTCTGAGTTTATCTTTAAAAATCTAA